In the genome of Bradyrhizobium arachidis, one region contains:
- a CDS encoding AEC family transporter, translating into MSPQFRRRQDDRAARAGGIAGRLDRARHHLFRFEVKGEKLSILVMCALKLVAMPAAAFVLAKLLGLPPNAAGVIVLFAAMPTGANAYIFAAQSISGW; encoded by the coding sequence GTGTCACCGCAATTCCGTCGTCGACAGGACGATCGAGCTGCTCGCGCAGGCGGGATCGCCGGCCGCCTTGATCGCGCTCGGCATCACCTGTTCCGCTTCGAGGTGAAGGGCGAGAAGCTCAGCATTTTGGTGATGTGCGCGCTCAAGCTGGTGGCGATGCCGGCGGCCGCATTCGTGCTGGCAAAACTGCTGGGCCTGCCGCCGAATGCTGCCGGCGTCATCGTGCTGTTCGCGGCGATGCCGACCGGCGCCAACGCCTACATCTTCGCGGCGCAGAGTATTAGCGGTTGGTGA